The window GCCTCTCCTTCAGCCCTTTTAATTTGTAAAATCTTCTCAGCCTCTGCCTTTTCATTTGCAGCCACCCTCATCCGAGCAGCTGTACAGTCGAAGACAGTTAAGACATAAAAAAAGCAAGACAAACCGGTTAAGAATATTAGTCTTCAATTTGGCAAAGTAAAAACACTACCCTCACCCTCCAAATCCTTGCTTTACATCCCAAAAACCATTAAACGGGTAAAAGAGAATAGATACTAGTCCTGAAGAGCTTGGTATGCATAAAAGTTATCAGAGTTCCTAACACTGCCATGCGGCATCTGCATATAGAACTTATTCTGCATAAATAATTCACTAAGGTAGTGCAAGGGAAATTCCATCAGAAGATATTTATATTCCTCTTGAGCTTATGTAGTCAGAGCATTTGAGAAACAGCCGCGTCATTGTTAGGCATAATCAGAGGGAAAGATTTTAGACATACCAGCATTGATTTCATTCATAGCTCTCTTAACACGTTCATCCGGTTCTATATCAACTATAAGTGTCTGAACAATTTCATATCCATAAGCCGACATAGCCTGTACAGGATCATGACGGCTATCATACGAGATCAAATAAGTAATTCAGATTGCTGATATCAGTGACAAAAACCGCAAAGAATTGGATTACCTTCTCAAGTTCATCCTCAACAGCTTTGGCAATTTCATTTTTTTGCTCAAAGACGTCATCAAGATTGAGTTTAGGAACACTCGCTCTTATGACTGGAAAAATGAacatagatttttttttaaattagtaATATCAATTTATTGTGCGAAAGATATGCTTGTAGAAGAATAAAACTCAACTTCAAAATACAAATCATAAAAAGATAAAGAGAGAAAGCTTAGATGTCTACCATCAAAAACATAGGCCTGAATTTGACCCTTAGTGTTACTTAGTCTGTAGAAAGCATCATTTGCTTTATCTGCCAGGGCACGATACTGAATTGACGCAACAACATTGACAAATACATTATCctgcatatttttgcaataaaTGTACAAGTCATATACTCGTAAAACATTGAAAAGCTGACACCTACTTACGTTTGTGCAATTGTCAAATtgtggttgagtttgatgatttgGCTGTGAAAAACCAACACATGTATAGGAAAAAGAATAGACCTTTGTCTTGGTCTCGCAGCGCACATCCAATTGCTGCACCCTGAGGGAGAGATGACCAGCTAGCTTGAATCCCAGGAACCAAGGGAGACAGTGACACCCAGGCTGAAGCACATCTTGATACTTGCCAAATTGCTCCGTAATTGCAACCGTGGATTGATCAACTTGTACACAGCACAACAAATTGCCCATACTCTGTGAAGATGGCATTACACCAAAGGAACTTGTCATTCAACCAGCAACTTAGACTATACCAGGTTTATACAACAATTTATACTATCCTAAATTCAACTTCCAAATACCCTTTTTCAACTTAACTTCATATACTACTTTTTTTTCCGAGTATCAACCGATTCATGTCAAATGGCTAAAAGTTTACAAAATATAGTTGCACACCTCAAATTCACAATCCAATAGGGGTAAATTTTTGAACTATGATTCTATATTTCCAAATTCGAGGGGACTAAAGATGAAATGTATTCAAACTTTTTGGAAAAGAAGGGCACGTTTCTTTTTCTTTGTGTGTGTGTCTGtgggggtttttttttttttttggggggggggggggaggaggggaGCAGTTCTTTGTGATGAGTTACAGCAAAATTTGCAAGAAAAGATTCAGTGTCACATTCAGCAGTCTAATCCTTGTTTTCCACTGTATGCATCTGCATCTACAAAAGTCTTATCCCATCAAATTGACATGGAAATTGAATTTTCCTGTCAATCTTCTaggtgaaaaaaaagaagaaagaaacctTTCAACCTAATTTAATTACCATATCAAACCAAACACCGATTTTCTATTCAACCAAGAAGGCAAGAAACTAAAATACATTTCATCAAAGAAACCAGAGAAGCCATTTTCACTTTATAACTTATTAACAAAATTGATCTTATGTCATGCATTAACTCCATAACAAAAACTGCTAAAGAAAAAGCAATTGAATTGGCCAAAGAAACTTACGGCTTAACAGCAAGCAATAGAGCACAGGAATAGCAAAAAAGAGTATGAAGAATTGAATTGGGTTTCGCTAGGTAGAGGAAGTTTGAGCTTACATTAATATAATATAAGGGATATGTTGGAGGTGGAAACTTGGTAAGAAAGTACGTGGAGATGGAGTTGGAGACTTATAAAAGTTGTAGACTTGGAAATTATCAAAATTTCCTAAGGCTGTCCTACGTAGCAGGGTATAACTTACTTAGCAATTGGCAAGTTGTTGCCATTGCGTTTGGATATTGGCAATTTGTCATATTGCATTGGTGGTACACAAAATATTTGTCCCGATTAATTCATGTATTAAACTAATAAGTAATAAATACATAACATGCCtcataataaaaaatatactaCGCGCGTTATCTGAATTAACGCTTAATCGCAGTAGATTACTATGATTGGTGCATAATTGAGTGAGACGCTTCTACCTCAAGCTATGAATTATGATATTGAAGAGTACTGAACTCTCCactttgctcttggggtgactcgaactcacaagagcttggttggaagtggagggtgctcaccactatagcaacccactcttgtctaaaaaaaaagaatatatatatatatatatatatatatatatatatatatatttaaattatatttttctaaCCTTTTGAAATGTAAagttgttaataatttttttataatcgaTTTTCTCTAATAACTCTCTTTTCAATTGATAGTATAGCCaacatatttaatttttttggagatatttttttttatcttaggtaagattttatcaaatataattttgaaaaacttattttttttGCGGTAACTATTATAGAAAACTCAACTTTTatattaaaagtactaaatatttttttaaaaaaatacctaCCAACCTATTATTTCCGAAAAATGCCTCTCCCCCCCTTAAATTTGGAGGCCTAAAGTATAAGCTTAACTTGTAATAACCTTAGAGCCCAGAGGCTGAGCTAGAAGCCCAAATACGGGTTTCGTCGAACACAATAATTTTTGTTCAAATAGTGTATTCATGTTAAGAAATTTATTAATTATGTACAAATATAAAATTTAGAACCCAGTTATTAGCTCTTAAAATTATCGTTCTAAAATTTCGAACTCATAAAGTTAAAATCCTGACTCCACCTCTATTAAAGTCGACCCTGCTTATTATGTTAAACCATATTCGAGTTACACTAGAAAATAAAAAGGGAGCAATCaaattaaatgaaaaaataaaaaatttctcaCCTAGAGGTACGGACGAAATATATTGGAGTTTTGTCGGTAGTTGCATTTTCTTTTTTATCCTATGGGCAATAACTTATGCCTAAATCTGTTGGCGCTAATAGAAAAGGAGTAACTTTCGATTCTTTGAATGatacttttattttaatttgtcaTTATAATTGTGCCCAGTGACTTTGTAATTAATAGTTtcttgttttggtatttttttattaCATAGAAGGAATGAGGAATCCGATTAGAATAAAGATTGTTTATCCACTATAATAAAGTTGGAAACACGTCTGTATACTTTTAGTGATGGATATGTGCAAAAGCTTTTGACTTCTTATACTCCTTTCTCATAGGTCAAAAGtggtttttaaaatcaaaattaaggtgtttggccaaacttttcgaaagaaaaaaaaaatacttttgaatagAAGCAGAAAAAAGAAATTCTCCCTAGAAacacttttaaaaaaatacttttgagaaaaatacacttataagtactttttgaaagtttggtcaaacactaattgctgttcaaaaatacttttgaaattgattagtcaaacacaaactgattttcaccattttttttaaaagcacttctcaaaagaAGGCAGAATTTAAAAGGTTGGTCAAACATATTATTAGTTGGAAGCATATCCAAGGTACAATAATTAGTATATTTCCCAATATAGGTAATAGGTGTGCAGTACATGGACATTTAAGTCATGTGTCACGAAAGTACACAAAAATTTCATCACATTACTGTATTAATGCGAAGGAGTACGTATGAGTAAGGATTCCTAAATGACATTTTTTTTTGTTCCTATACTTTATTTGAAATCTTATTACGAAAAATATTCAAGTTTTTATATTTATCCGACCTAAACACGTTTTaactacaaaatatatacattttaCCTTAAAAGATTCCTAATCCATTATTATtgccttcaatcaagggatttagttatatcattttccttttttctctcttctctccgGATTCTGTTTGCTATACCCTTGATATCTAAGgtcttttcttctctttgaatttttgatgtaaattacTTCCTCTGAGTTTTTCTTACGTTTTCTTCTTACTTGACTATATCCATCGGATTATCAACAGAGCTCTTCCACGTGGAAATTTAGCTTCATTTGTTGGGGCAACGATATGAGAAATATTTTGTATACCGCCCAATATCTCGGGGAAGGCACAATTCTCAACAGAAAATAATTCTCGAAGCAAATAAGGTTCAAGTAATATTAACTACAGTAAAGGTTCTAGAAACTGGCATGAATCGATCTAGCAACTAGGCAACAGAAGGATATACTTAAAAAGATACTACATGACATTTGAAGTTCTCTAACTGACTAGAACAAGTACGAGTTCCATTAGCTACAACAAACTAAAAGGCATTGAGGCAGCTACCGGTTCTTCAAATGACTTGGTTCATATACTACCTTGCAATCTTACCTTGAGACTTGAACTTTCATCGAACGCAAGCATTACTCCAGCTCCAATTTGCAGACGAAAAGGAAAACATGCCGATTTTTACTCAGTTAAATAGAACTACAATATcgtacaacttaaatacaatttttatacaatatgtcttttgtatattttgtatctgatttatacatagtaaaaataaatttcatacaactaattatatagtatacaacttatttacaacttatctacaactttcatacattatttctacccagttatatacaactacaatatcatacaacttaaaatataatttttatataaattttatacaatatatttttatatatattttgtatctgatttgtatatattttgtctgTGGTGTGTGCTTattcctctctaaaattccaatcaaaacttactctcttaatacaattttgatacatatcagtaactttatgtaaaaagattgtattgataacttaaatacaaattttatacaatgattcatacattatacaactattgttcaactttcatacaacattcaaataaaaaagatatataactataacagaatacaatttacatacaattatactacaactttactacaatttcataagtatattgtatgtcatgtattcttcttcttcttcttcttcttcttcttcttcttcttcttcttcttcttcttcttcgagtttcaatatgaaatttaaccaaaatcaagtctaatcttcaccaaacaccctcaaaattgagatataaactccaaacaatattcccaattatttgcaacaacacccaatccaaacaaataatggtttttaaaaacccaaatttaaattcaaatctTCAAAGccttttaatggctatcaatggtggaaagtcaaacaccttcaaaatttattgattgacagtttcaattcgaacaccaattgtgcaacattaatggaatttgaacaccaattgtgcaacaccTTCAGCTCTACATTACTGAAATTTCAATAAGCGTGGAATTggtgctctctttttctttgctccACATTACTGGAATGAggaattgagagagagagagagagagagagagagagagagagagagagagagagagagagagagagatagagatagacgtatatatagagagagagacgtagagagagaaCGCGTgagggagagagaataaggatgagaaataattgattccttatTCAGTTCCTAATATAAAAGGGATACTCATTAATTCAtaaagtgtatataattggtaaattgtatatgcctatataattaaattgaaacttgagttgagagggtaataaagtttcaaatagtatataCGAAGGTAAAAATCCCTTCCTATATCATAGATGGATTTATGTTATGGACTGAAATGAGTTTACATgaatagtaaatatttttatttttatttaactacttcctccggtccacaataagtgattttttggttgtttttacatagattaagaaattcaccttttaacattaattagcatgAAACTGACCATATTAAcatttactatctcttcacataaacactcctaacacatactccaacactatttactctCTAAGGACAGcgtagaaaaaaaataattaattcattcttaaaatctgaaaaatcacTTATTCTGGATCataaaaaaagccaaaaaattatttattgtggaccaaagaaaatatctAATAAGTGAAGGTACCTTGTACACCAAAGGGTATTTCAGTAATACTATTGTTAGTATGTGCATTTTGGTAATTGAAGCTAGTCCTTTTCAGTGACACGTTTCGTTTAAGTGATTAATGGGGGACAACTGGCTTCCCTTTCATTcattaattaactagttaattaacccgcgcttggcacaattatacatttcttcttttaattttaattggtattgaagaaataaatttcttttaatacgaaaattttaagaaaaacgACAAATATTTAATCTAAGGAACGCATactaaaatacataaaaatcaaaTGTATAAAGAAAAATACCCAAGGAAAAGATTAATTAGAAAAAAGATACAAATAAATTGTCCATCTTCTTTTACTTTTAGAAAGGAAGAGTTCTCGACGAATAGTCCTCTCAAATATCAATTTGGAAAGGGACGTTAGCGTTCATTTTAGAGAGAAAAATATTGTGTAATGTAATTCTTCTTCCCTTTGGTTCCTCTTAGGGTAAATTGGTTTCGTCTCCATTGcaatttttaaaaatcttttgTTAAATCTCCCATGCGATCTTGTACACACctgagatttgaaaataaaatgcaagAGATTTTCAAAATCATATTCTTCTATTAAAATTGTAAAGAATTATTGAACCATTTCTCCTGATTTCAAATTCCTATTTAATTGTTCATAATACTATTACATTTATGCAGATAAAAGTAATAAAAGCACCATCTTAATTTGCATAGTTAGATTTGGCTTAGTAGTGTAACAAATATTTGTTTAGTTATATGACCTTTTCTCACATGAGATctttcacgaccccaaattccctccgtaggatatcgtgatggtacctaatcttagagactaggtaagcctgtcaatgcggaataataatagaaatatgaaataaataaatctgcaattcacataattacaactcccaaaatccggta is drawn from Nicotiana tabacum cultivar K326 chromosome 22, ASM71507v2, whole genome shotgun sequence and contains these coding sequences:
- the LOC107825048 gene encoding hypersensitive-induced reaction 1 protein-like is translated as MGNLLCCVQVDQSTVAITEQFGKYQDVLQPGCHCLPWFLGFKLAGHLSLRVQQLDVRCETKTKDNVFVNVVASIQYRALADKANDAFYRLSNTKGQIQAYVFDVIRASVPKLNLDDVFEQKNEIAKAVEDELEKAMSAYGYEIVQTLIVDIEPDERVKRAMNEINAAARMRVAANEKAEAEKILQIKRAEGEAESKYLSGLGIARQRQAIVDGLRDSVLGFSVNVPGTSAKDVMDMVLLTQYFDTMKEIGASSKSSAVFLPHGPGAVRDVASQIRDGLLQASTEH